A single genomic interval of Candidatus Bathyarchaeota archaeon harbors:
- a CDS encoding HEPN domain-containing protein: MTKEEIRVGYYLLNFESQVKEIPLSNQIMIKKITVVDEPFEIGGVEIGGGERTFWCVSIEGGSFDDIKQKAMALIYGLRFFKTGPVGIEEGHIESELSPPDLPREKIPQLWFLKPEPQVSGTYTLLKDEVVYVQRFFDRFLEVGTIKRPLATAWYRFNKAIQSDNLEETFIDFITTLEILFLRSRSGEIRYKLANRVASLVGEEENSYQIYKDVKKLYDLRSSVLHSGQIDYEKLREKTQQLESLVRKSLLSVLALKDKFAYKNLPSKLDECLHKRETKIMLHNHINEFWGSIIFPKNYK, from the coding sequence ATGACCAAAGAAGAGATAAGGGTTGGGTATTATTTACTGAACTTCGAATCTCAAGTCAAAGAAATACCCCTTTCAAACCAAATTATGATAAAGAAAATTACCGTAGTCGATGAGCCTTTTGAAATTGGCGGAGTGGAAATAGGTGGTGGAGAACGGACATTTTGGTGTGTCAGTATTGAAGGTGGCTCTTTTGATGATATAAAGCAGAAAGCAATGGCACTAATCTACGGTTTAAGATTCTTCAAAACGGGTCCCGTTGGTATTGAAGAAGGTCATATAGAGTCTGAACTCTCGCCCCCGGATCTTCCTAGGGAGAAAATACCTCAACTCTGGTTTCTGAAACCAGAACCGCAAGTGTCTGGCACATACACTTTGCTAAAAGATGAAGTCGTATATGTTCAAAGATTCTTTGATAGATTTCTTGAAGTTGGAACCATAAAGCGCCCTTTGGCGACCGCGTGGTACAGATTCAACAAAGCCATACAAAGTGACAACCTAGAAGAAACATTCATCGACTTCATAACAACTCTAGAAATCCTCTTCCTAAGAAGTAGGTCCGGTGAAATACGCTATAAACTTGCCAATAGAGTTGCTTCTCTAGTTGGAGAGGAAGAAAACAGCTATCAGATCTACAAAGACGTCAAAAAATTATATGATTTAAGAAGTTCAGTATTGCATTCGGGGCAGATAGACTACGAAAAGTTGCGTGAAAAGACACAACAATTGGAGTCATTAGTAAGAAAATCGCTCCTAAGTGTACTCGCCCTAAAGGATAAATTCGCCTATAAGAACTTACCTTCAAAACTTGATGAGTGTCTTCATAAAAGAGAAACCAAAATAATGCTGCACAATCATATCAATGAGTTTTGGGGAAGCATAATCTTTCCCAAAAATTACAAATAG
- a CDS encoding ATP-binding protein translates to MEVDNYLSIKHAELPELKDLNIIIGPNNCGKTSILRAVNWLSTLTLRGGTPGYTCRICKVVTQKIKNLDPSLNANINIRDKYLTKGKVKLCFGYGKEGVEHLLPELSKRRNSISTSSALDEGTKVHLAKEFEKEQVIWTEVSNNLLIPEHVSPVIWSDFKTAILDHMLFCPDERLQSYKGKQIHEHITSKNLAATDETQLIEYLKEFVDPNLGNIRHNLDLIRTLDKTDFDTPITEQGSGVKSLICLMTDIISESETRIILIDEPELGLSPLGKQDLLRFLLNQCKEKQVFLATHDPTFVNPILWNKENVSVYLYSLIDQNFVKVNLTKSKQDPNSFAGFLPHTTSLKQVHIYVEGTYDVYTFQIFLSRYLKRFRNWYQLINKIGIFHLAGDFWSHLLYTIPKGPYISIVILDGDKTNIATKIVKEYSQIEKNRFQLFGTLEKLSKLKRPRHSNASSPCPIYCLQRSEIEDYLKPRPSKKSGCPTVTYQMEGIPKEIVWLFDIILRWTGKKIEKPSDFNFK, encoded by the coding sequence ATAGAAGTGGATAATTATCTAAGCATCAAACATGCAGAACTACCCGAATTAAAAGATCTTAACATCATAATTGGTCCAAATAACTGCGGAAAAACAAGTATCCTGAGAGCTGTGAATTGGTTAAGTACTCTAACTTTGAGAGGTGGTACTCCCGGGTATACATGTAGAATCTGTAAGGTAGTAACGCAGAAAATCAAGAACCTCGATCCTTCTCTGAATGCTAATATCAATATCAGGGACAAATACTTGACAAAAGGGAAGGTAAAGCTGTGTTTTGGTTATGGGAAAGAGGGAGTCGAACATCTTTTACCTGAGCTATCAAAAAGGCGAAACTCTATTTCCACCTCTAGTGCTCTTGATGAAGGAACGAAAGTGCATCTGGCCAAAGAATTTGAGAAAGAGCAGGTTATATGGACTGAAGTGTCTAATAACTTATTAATACCTGAACATGTTTCACCGGTTATATGGAGTGATTTTAAAACAGCGATTCTTGATCACATGCTTTTTTGTCCAGATGAGAGACTTCAAAGCTATAAAGGTAAGCAGATCCATGAACATATTACTTCAAAGAATCTTGCAGCTACAGATGAGACCCAACTCATCGAATACCTGAAAGAATTCGTTGATCCCAACTTAGGGAACATTCGACACAATCTCGACTTGATAAGGACGCTAGATAAGACTGATTTTGATACTCCAATAACAGAACAGGGTTCGGGTGTGAAATCTCTGATATGTCTGATGACTGATATAATTTCAGAATCCGAGACCAGGATTATTCTAATAGATGAACCTGAGCTTGGTCTAAGTCCTCTAGGGAAGCAAGATCTCTTGAGATTTTTACTCAACCAATGCAAAGAAAAGCAGGTTTTCCTAGCAACACATGATCCAACATTTGTCAATCCTATTCTTTGGAATAAAGAAAATGTCTCAGTTTACCTGTACTCACTCATTGACCAAAATTTTGTAAAAGTTAATTTAACAAAAAGCAAACAAGATCCCAATTCCTTTGCAGGATTCCTTCCACATACAACAAGCTTAAAACAAGTCCATATTTATGTAGAGGGGACATACGACGTTTATACATTCCAGATTTTTCTGAGTAGATACCTAAAAAGATTCAGAAATTGGTATCAATTAATTAATAAAATAGGGATATTTCACTTAGCTGGAGATTTCTGGAGTCATCTACTGTATACTATCCCAAAAGGACCTTACATTTCAATAGTTATCTTGGATGGTGATAAAACAAATATCGCCACCAAAATAGTTAAAGAGTATTCTCAAATCGAAAAGAACCGATTTCAGCTTTTTGGAACCCTTGAGAAGCTTAGTAAGCTGAAGAGACCAAGACACTCAAATGCCTCGTCACCATGCCCAATTTATTGTTTACAAAGGTCTGAAATCGAAGATTACCTTAAGCCTAGACCTTCTAAAAAAAGCGGATGTCCGACAGTGACTTATCAGATGGAAGGTATTCCTAAAGAGATTGTATGGTTGTTTGATATAATTCTAAGATGGACAGGTAAGAAAATTGAGAAGCCCAGTGACTTCAATTTTAAATGA
- a CDS encoding ogr/Delta-like zinc finger family protein, which translates to MNSIECAEIAEWFMKHHSDRVQNKRLLSWAGKLGIKLNCKGELDEDQLFHLFVLAALWNNEPTYEAGKGEQVFQTIKKDYTLEHFREAESKGEFREDLKNIAYKGIQNPNTFVLLKFIATGKTQRGNVWQEIRRVLELPGIGNKEIDINRLRQLYGIFNPREYKAKAYFTVKSFLIFRELRIQFKETGRYQYNPIVCCIPDSHVRMELTNLNLIQQAGNDIDSLIAASEMVAKYFCTNAYELYDLPLFFWHKRSKKNTEKMVSQDQAGAIRGRSAGICPSCGSPLVWRRARKTRELYRGCTNFDGGCRWKDRSY; encoded by the coding sequence TTGAACTCCATTGAATGTGCTGAAATAGCAGAATGGTTTATGAAACATCATAGTGACAGGGTGCAGAACAAGCGATTATTATCATGGGCTGGAAAGCTCGGAATAAAACTGAACTGTAAAGGCGAGTTGGATGAAGACCAGCTATTTCATCTATTTGTGCTTGCAGCATTGTGGAATAATGAACCCACTTATGAAGCTGGTAAAGGAGAACAGGTTTTTCAAACTATCAAAAAAGACTACACGTTAGAGCATTTCAGGGAAGCAGAATCAAAAGGTGAATTTCGTGAAGATTTAAAGAATATTGCGTACAAGGGGATCCAGAATCCGAATACCTTCGTTTTACTCAAGTTCATAGCCACTGGAAAAACCCAGAGAGGGAATGTGTGGCAAGAAATCAGAAGAGTACTAGAACTCCCAGGGATTGGTAACAAGGAGATTGACATTAATCGACTCAGGCAGCTCTACGGTATCTTCAATCCAAGAGAATACAAGGCAAAGGCATATTTCACAGTGAAATCCTTCCTGATCTTCAGAGAGCTGAGAATTCAGTTCAAAGAAACTGGGAGATATCAGTACAATCCTATAGTATGTTGTATTCCTGACAGCCATGTAAGAATGGAGTTAACCAATCTTAATCTGATACAGCAAGCCGGAAATGATATAGACAGCTTGATTGCTGCAAGCGAAATGGTAGCGAAGTATTTCTGCACAAATGCTTACGAGTTGTACGATCTTCCTCTCTTCTTTTGGCATAAGAGAAGCAAGAAGAACACAGAAAAAATGGTGTCTCAAGATCAAGCTGGAGCTATCAGAGGGCGATCAGCAGGCATATGCCCTTCATGTGGATCACCATTGGTGTGGCGGAGGGCTAGGAAGACAAGAGAACTATATCGAGGTTGCACTAACTTCGATGGTGGGTGTAGGTGGAAGGATAGAAGCTATTGA
- a CDS encoding ATP-binding protein, with amino-acid sequence MTDPLFELKPKNIYEIYGLSGNPFPATPAASPAGFDFFSEIRQEELKEIKDKFLAPSFSGEPVNLWVVGPRGVGKSVILLHVKSVLNERYGDDHLAIFVFSPRAGLAGIYKDLLSNLEKEQILARLSARLCRNATDRNPALISRQGDKTELTEDIGYYRQLLQEDRLDIDALTREVKSHVFERFPYVDLKIVNPVMEYIVNPLNSIETLRRKRSADILDSLIGLFHLLHLAGYTMIYLLIDQLELAWGKWTKRQKDRFAIDVRELVVRAKPLLSVEITMNEEIEQDIKVNYPALLRPLPMNPQTMVRVRLFDFPEIMKLVEWYLNKKRVDPDLSGLAPFDELALREIYERTARNTSNIINRCHGILRNCAQNKIKEISKEVLEEHMLLGEPIEGA; translated from the coding sequence TTGACTGATCCACTCTTCGAATTGAAGCCTAAAAATATCTATGAAATTTACGGTTTATCAGGCAATCCTTTTCCGGCTACTCCAGCAGCTAGTCCTGCTGGATTCGACTTCTTCTCGGAAATCCGGCAAGAAGAACTGAAAGAGATAAAGGACAAGTTTCTAGCACCCTCTTTCTCAGGAGAACCTGTAAATCTATGGGTCGTAGGACCAAGAGGAGTTGGAAAGAGTGTGATACTCTTACATGTGAAGAGTGTACTAAACGAGCGATATGGAGATGATCACCTAGCTATATTCGTCTTTTCCCCACGTGCAGGACTTGCCGGAATTTACAAAGACCTCCTTTCCAACCTCGAGAAGGAGCAAATTCTGGCTAGATTGTCAGCAAGGCTCTGTCGAAATGCCACTGATAGGAACCCTGCTCTGATTAGTAGGCAAGGTGACAAGACTGAATTGACCGAGGATATAGGCTACTATCGCCAGCTTTTGCAGGAAGATCGTCTTGATATAGACGCGTTAACAAGAGAAGTGAAGTCACACGTCTTCGAGAGATTTCCATACGTTGACTTGAAGATCGTAAATCCTGTGATGGAGTATATTGTGAATCCTCTTAACTCTATTGAAACTTTACGTAGAAAGAGGTCAGCGGACATACTTGATTCTTTGATCGGGCTATTTCATCTGCTCCATCTCGCCGGATATACAATGATTTATCTTCTAATAGACCAGCTTGAGCTAGCATGGGGAAAATGGACAAAAAGGCAAAAGGACAGGTTTGCTATTGATGTAAGGGAACTTGTAGTTCGAGCCAAACCCTTACTTTCAGTTGAGATTACCATGAATGAAGAAATAGAACAAGATATTAAGGTTAACTATCCTGCCCTGTTGAGACCTTTACCTATGAATCCTCAAACCATGGTTCGAGTTAGGCTCTTCGATTTTCCGGAGATTATGAAACTTGTCGAATGGTACCTCAACAAGAAAAGAGTCGATCCTGACTTGTCAGGTTTAGCGCCCTTCGATGAACTGGCACTTAGAGAGATTTATGAAAGAACTGCTCGAAATACATCCAATATAATCAATCGATGCCATGGGATTCTGAGGAACTGCGCCCAGAATAAAATAAAAGAGATTTCGAAAGAGGTTTTGGAAGAACATATGTTGTTAGGTGAACCAATAGAAGGGGCCTAA
- a CDS encoding winged helix-turn-helix transcriptional regulator: MSYSPQRVKKRKKEIIILKLMQAKDRKLRWSELVEQTGFSKRTLSKRLKDLQREGALKRIVDAETEEYPPPVYYELQKGHILEPVDILFSALSRVVEISDVEVEKGKELFNRRVLSCLVECFSRIFLYGGIFDASVAVNPSNISKGQKTAPEKAAIRAEGPAFSVIEDTQDKMSTETRKLVEKVFSFKLDFKNVSDAVREEYKLPDEAKVEGPALDTVTTLAYFLWTPEMVHVLLEFYRLEKNNLNKFEQNLQSKLLVWPVVKQQNLEKDVDSLLSWWDKIFLSNPSQFFLTLLASKYWVDFTRSLPRPKQ; this comes from the coding sequence ATGAGTTATTCTCCTCAACGTGTCAAAAAAAGGAAGAAGGAAATAATCATACTCAAGCTAATGCAAGCGAAGGATAGAAAGTTAAGATGGTCCGAACTCGTTGAGCAAACTGGGTTTAGTAAACGCACTTTATCCAAACGGTTGAAAGACTTACAAAGAGAAGGCGCTTTAAAAAGAATCGTAGACGCCGAAACTGAAGAATACCCTCCACCAGTTTATTACGAGCTTCAAAAGGGTCACATACTCGAGCCAGTTGACATTCTCTTCTCCGCCCTATCTCGTGTTGTTGAAATAAGCGACGTAGAAGTTGAAAAGGGAAAAGAGCTTTTTAACAGGCGTGTTCTTAGTTGTCTAGTGGAATGTTTTAGCAGAATTTTTTTGTACGGAGGTATATTTGATGCGTCGGTTGCTGTTAATCCCAGCAACATTTCGAAAGGCCAAAAAACTGCGCCAGAAAAAGCAGCCATTAGGGCAGAAGGACCTGCATTTTCAGTCATTGAAGATACGCAAGACAAGATGTCAACAGAAACTAGAAAGTTAGTTGAAAAAGTCTTTTCATTCAAACTTGACTTCAAAAATGTTAGCGATGCTGTTCGAGAAGAATATAAATTGCCTGATGAAGCAAAAGTAGAAGGCCCAGCATTAGATACAGTGACTACTCTTGCATACTTTTTATGGACCCCAGAAATGGTTCATGTTTTATTAGAATTCTACAGGTTAGAGAAAAATAACTTGAACAAATTTGAGCAGAACTTACAGTCCAAGCTTTTGGTCTGGCCAGTTGTGAAACAGCAAAACCTTGAAAAAGATGTTGACAGTTTGCTCAGTTGGTGGGATAAAATATTCCTGAGTAATCCGTCACAGTTTTTTCTGACTTTGTTGGCTAGCAAATATTGGGTTGATTTCACGCGATCTTTGCCAAGACCTAAACAGTAG
- a CDS encoding AAA family ATPase, producing the protein MTLFQQSRSQIFKDARCLQPLSDPPGGKPLDREADLKTMASLLSALFKTGVGNNLFICGPPGTGKTICVQYLLSEIHRHAEKYKVPLATVYVNAGKTRTPYYTMLEIVKELGLNVPDSGWQMFRLKKAFENILKEKTVIIAVDEVDALLLKEREPLVYYLNRQPKTTLILISNKLKDAISLPKRALSTLQPKLVKLEPYTPEEAKTILKQRAKKAFHPNTLSDKLLTTVAQAAAEAQDIRLGFTILLTAGLLAEENGKSKVEAEDINLAIKSESTIELLQELEALKKKVEAMQQRGKQTPTQAKDDFGWC; encoded by the coding sequence ATGACCTTGTTCCAGCAAAGCAGAAGCCAAATTTTCAAGGATGCTAGGTGCCTACAACCATTGTCAGATCCGCCGGGTGGTAAGCCTCTCGACCGCGAAGCTGACTTGAAAACCATGGCTTCCCTCCTATCTGCCTTGTTCAAAACGGGAGTGGGCAACAACTTATTCATCTGTGGACCTCCTGGCACTGGCAAAACCATATGCGTGCAATACCTGCTCAGCGAGATACATAGACACGCCGAAAAGTACAAGGTTCCCCTAGCCACGGTTTACGTAAATGCGGGCAAAACTAGAACCCCATACTACACCATGCTTGAAATAGTGAAGGAACTGGGCCTAAACGTGCCCGACAGCGGTTGGCAAATGTTCAGGCTGAAAAAGGCGTTTGAAAACATTCTAAAAGAAAAGACCGTGATCATCGCCGTAGATGAAGTGGATGCCCTTCTCTTAAAGGAGCGAGAACCTCTAGTCTACTATTTGAATCGTCAACCCAAAACAACTCTGATCCTAATCAGCAACAAACTCAAAGACGCCATATCCCTTCCAAAACGAGCCCTAAGTACGCTTCAACCCAAACTAGTAAAGCTCGAGCCTTACACGCCTGAAGAAGCAAAAACCATCCTAAAACAACGTGCCAAAAAAGCCTTCCACCCCAACACCCTCTCAGACAAACTCCTCACCACAGTCGCCCAAGCTGCAGCAGAAGCACAAGACATCAGACTAGGCTTCACCATCCTCCTCACAGCCGGACTCCTTGCAGAGGAAAATGGCAAATCCAAGGTCGAAGCTGAAGACATCAACTTGGCAATCAAAAGCGAAAGCACGATAGAATTACTTCAAGAACTAGAGGCCCTAAAGAAAAAAGTTGAAGCAATGCAGCAAAGGGGCAAGCAAACCCCCACACAGGCAAAAGACGATTTTGGATGGTGCTAA
- a CDS encoding N-6 DNA methylase, translating to MSFPLISQGKAGENTWNARLAEKLRKKGYASADFELHFPILRGRPRKPDVALMDGGTHIISGKLGESKEFDAFSSAQEYQQLIGATTNLGEVFAVVYPSSRKESFIVHLLANPEHERKVWRAAKFDGVIEIIHEVIQKRIDFLKQPLEPSDASVVRLLRQGVDILHVSARKASKNKLKKVFGGVNFFDSVLSDSIPKEEQKIVLSRAAAFLFVNQLLFYYILRRETGFYPEIDVEDMSSPLNIKNNYFSKVLEKNYRPIFEVDVASLFDPKLSKDGSLRVTRLIQELIHSVSTHDLIGKVFHEIIPLEFRKTVAAFYTNSAAGDLLAALSILDPEVRVLDPACGSGTLLVSAYHRKKKLSRASKKEAVELHKTFLQEQLTGLDVMAFSAHLAAVQLLLQEPLSYTEHLQIATIDSTRARVGTKIKPFGETIRDAFRQRKIDAFRNGRHEIKRSELARSGAVIVGHGSNESFELNQADVVIMNPPFTSSRRMSQTYKDDLKRRFRANPRYASLVKGNIGYHLYFICIADKFLTSNGRMAVVMPFTTLIGGDFSELTRFLVSKYSIEYIVIGQGRSAFSENTMFSEMLFVAKKKIPTDSHNSVLLLTKTSPTSWSVADVESIADMAQKCAATGERLETNLCVATSFNQRELLPEGKTLTRLVADLDKRYKVAGDELHRIIEHSGLTTTFAHLEEAQLLELKVAEVVHGRSRTGKGHSLTRFGGDALVACRTEERALMKHDRLIYKDKTKESFHFRDKGTGDVFVVPKDVVTAALRRFAYVNRFELTGHGDFVIIKPFTGDKKLFYAILSEEKARTALEAFRAEWPQVVESGSSRICLPGRIDLAAPGSKLLAVRSNRPIFMCSFMWGISGLARADEKIIVLWLNSAIFFYLLLARITVTRGSWVKLHGKPLRKMQVLDLTKLSDSAKTQLISLYDELSNFKWSSLIDQYTAPSKERKRLDMEMLKVLGVDDPNKAHKVLRLIYNAIIASLRAMQNTMGAD from the coding sequence ATGAGCTTTCCGCTAATTTCGCAGGGCAAAGCCGGGGAGAACACCTGGAATGCAAGGCTTGCAGAGAAATTGAGGAAAAAAGGTTATGCTTCAGCTGATTTTGAGTTACATTTTCCCATTCTGAGAGGCCGACCGAGAAAACCAGATGTTGCGTTGATGGATGGAGGTACACACATCATTAGTGGAAAGCTTGGTGAGAGTAAAGAATTTGATGCATTCTCTTCTGCGCAGGAATATCAACAATTAATAGGCGCAACAACAAATTTGGGTGAAGTCTTCGCTGTTGTTTATCCTTCTTCAAGAAAGGAATCCTTCATCGTGCATCTCTTGGCTAATCCTGAACATGAAAGGAAGGTATGGCGAGCTGCTAAATTTGATGGTGTAATTGAGATAATTCATGAAGTAATTCAGAAAAGAATCGATTTTCTAAAGCAACCCCTCGAGCCTTCTGATGCATCTGTTGTAAGGTTACTCCGTCAAGGTGTTGACATTCTTCATGTATCAGCTAGAAAAGCAAGCAAGAACAAACTCAAGAAAGTTTTTGGAGGAGTCAACTTTTTTGACTCAGTTCTTTCCGATTCTATACCGAAAGAAGAACAAAAGATTGTGCTTAGTAGGGCAGCTGCCTTTCTTTTTGTCAACCAGCTACTATTCTATTATATTCTTCGTCGAGAGACCGGATTCTATCCCGAGATTGATGTTGAGGATATGTCTTCCCCATTAAACATCAAGAACAATTACTTTTCAAAAGTTTTGGAAAAGAATTATCGCCCAATTTTTGAGGTCGATGTGGCCTCGCTTTTCGATCCAAAACTGAGCAAAGATGGTTCTCTAAGAGTGACTCGGTTAATCCAAGAACTGATCCACTCAGTCTCAACACACGACCTAATCGGCAAAGTTTTCCATGAGATCATTCCTCTTGAATTCCGTAAGACTGTCGCTGCATTTTACACAAATTCTGCAGCGGGAGATCTCCTTGCGGCACTTTCAATTCTTGACCCTGAAGTGCGTGTTCTTGACCCCGCCTGTGGAAGTGGAACTCTTCTGGTTTCGGCATATCATAGAAAGAAAAAGCTGTCCCGAGCTTCCAAAAAAGAAGCAGTTGAATTGCATAAAACGTTTCTGCAAGAGCAGCTCACTGGTCTCGATGTAATGGCCTTCTCAGCTCATCTAGCTGCAGTTCAATTATTACTACAAGAACCATTGAGTTACACAGAACATTTGCAAATAGCGACGATAGATTCCACCCGAGCACGCGTTGGTACAAAAATTAAACCTTTTGGCGAAACGATCAGAGATGCCTTTCGTCAAAGAAAAATTGATGCTTTCAGAAATGGGCGTCATGAAATTAAAAGATCAGAGCTTGCAAGGTCCGGTGCCGTTATTGTAGGTCACGGATCAAACGAAAGCTTTGAGCTAAATCAAGCTGACGTAGTCATAATGAACCCACCGTTTACAAGTTCACGCAGAATGTCACAAACCTATAAAGATGACCTGAAGAGAAGGTTCAGAGCAAATCCACGTTATGCTTCGCTTGTGAAAGGGAATATTGGGTATCATCTCTATTTCATATGCATTGCGGACAAGTTTCTAACTTCTAATGGAAGAATGGCAGTCGTGATGCCCTTTACAACTCTTATTGGCGGCGACTTCAGTGAACTGACTAGGTTTCTAGTCTCAAAATACTCTATCGAGTATATAGTAATCGGACAAGGGCGTTCTGCTTTCTCTGAGAACACAATGTTCTCAGAAATGTTATTTGTTGCAAAGAAGAAAATTCCGACAGATTCTCACAATTCTGTACTTTTGCTGACAAAGACCTCACCTACGTCTTGGTCTGTGGCTGATGTCGAAAGTATCGCTGATATGGCTCAAAAATGCGCAGCGACAGGAGAACGGTTGGAAACGAATTTATGCGTTGCAACATCTTTTAATCAACGCGAATTGCTTCCTGAAGGCAAAACCTTAACGCGTCTAGTTGCCGACCTAGACAAAAGGTACAAGGTGGCTGGTGACGAGCTTCACAGAATCATAGAACATAGTGGTCTTACTACTACATTTGCTCACCTTGAAGAAGCTCAACTTCTTGAATTGAAGGTTGCCGAGGTAGTGCATGGAAGAAGCAGGACAGGTAAAGGGCATTCACTGACTAGATTTGGCGGAGATGCTCTGGTAGCTTGCAGAACTGAAGAAAGAGCCCTCATGAAACATGACCGTCTTATTTACAAAGATAAGACTAAGGAGAGTTTTCATTTTCGCGACAAGGGCACAGGAGACGTATTCGTGGTACCAAAGGACGTAGTAACCGCTGCTCTTAGAAGATTTGCCTACGTAAACAGATTTGAATTGACAGGACATGGAGACTTTGTGATTATTAAGCCATTTACTGGAGATAAAAAGTTGTTTTACGCAATTTTGAGTGAAGAAAAAGCCAGAACTGCCTTAGAAGCATTTAGAGCAGAATGGCCCCAAGTCGTGGAATCTGGGTCGTCGCGAATATGTTTGCCAGGGAGAATTGATCTTGCGGCACCTGGTTCCAAATTGCTTGCGGTTCGTAGTAATCGGCCAATCTTCATGTGCTCTTTCATGTGGGGAATATCTGGACTAGCACGGGCTGATGAGAAAATCATTGTGCTCTGGCTGAACTCAGCAATCTTCTTCTACTTATTGCTTGCAAGAATTACGGTGACAAGAGGGTCATGGGTGAAGCTGCATGGGAAACCGCTACGAAAAATGCAAGTCTTGGATCTGACTAAGCTATCTGATTCTGCTAAAACCCAGCTAATCAGTCTATATGATGAACTCTCAAACTTCAAATGGTCGTCACTTATTGACCAGTATACTGCTCCTTCGAAAGAAAGAAAAAGACTTGATATGGAAATGTTAAAAGTTCTTGGAGTTGATGACCCTAACAAGGCACATAAGGTACTTCGCCTCATTTACAATGCAATTATTGCATCTTTACGAGCAATGCAAAATACTATGGGAGCAGATTAG